Below is a genomic region from Burkholderiales bacterium.
CCCACTGCGCGCTGCGGCGCTCGTTATCGTCGCGCTTCACGTCGTAGATCGCATCGTGGAACCACAGCGCGAGCTCGATCTCCGCGGGGTGCTGCGCCTCGCCGCGGGCCGTTTCGAACGCCGCGAAGCATTCTTCGAGGTGCTGCACCGTGTGATAGCGACGATGCGGTTCGGCATAGCGCGCGACGAGCTCGTGGAAGAGCGCGTCGTCGGCGCCGGCGCCGAGCTCGCGCCATGCAGCGCGCCAGCGGTCGAGCAGGCTCACGAGGAGCTGCGCGTGACTGCGATCTCGCGCATCACCGCGTCCGGCGTGTGACGGCGTGTCGCTTCGACGCTGCGGTCGCCGCCGAGGTACGCGCCGAGCTCGCGCGCGTGCTGCACGACGGCCGTGCCTATGGGCGTGCGTGCGGCTTCGTAGGCGGCGAGCGCCGATTCGACGTCATCGTCGGTGCGCAGCGCATCGGCGAGCGTCATCGCGTCGCCCGCCGCCTTGGTCACGCCCATGCCCACGTGCGGCCGCGCGACGAAAGCGGCGTCGCCGAGCAGCGCGATGCGGCCGAACGTCACGCGCGGACAGACGAGATCAAAGATCGCCTGGAAGAACGGCTGCGGCGCGCGCTCGACGACTTCCGCATACTGGGGGGCGAGACTGCGCCGCGCGGATTCGCGCACTTCGCGTATGAGCTCGGGGCGCAGCAGCGGCGGCGGCACCGACATGTCGTGCGTGCGGCCGTTGACGTCGGTGCACAGGTCGGCGAGGCCGTTCGTCTCGTCGAGCGGCCGGTACCACACGAAGTTGTAGCAGCGCTCGCCGGGACGCGTCGAGCGCGTGAAGCCGGCGACGGGATAGCCGACCATGTGCTCGCGCTCGTTGAGGCTGAAGGCCATCCGCGGGAAGAGCGCGTCGTGCGTCGTCTTGCCGAGCGTGGTTTCGCCGGCGAGCCCGCGCCACGCGACGTATCCGGCGTAGCGCGCGCGAACTTCGGGGAGGAGCGTGCGCCGCACCGCCGAGCGGATGCCGTCGGCGCCGACCAGAAGCTCCGCCTGCGCCTCCGCGCCGCTCCCGAAGCGCACGCGCACCGAGTGCGCATCCTGATCGGCTTCGGTCAGCGTGTGGCCGAAGTGATAGCGGTCGGCGGGGAAAGCGGCCTTCAGAAGCTCGTAGAGCCGTCCCCACGTCGTGAGGCACTGCCGGATCGGCACGGTGCCGAGGACGCGGCCGCTCACGTCGAAAGCGATGCGCTCGGGCACGTCGACGCCGAAGCTCTCGTCGATCGCGATGCCGATGCGGCTCAGGCAGGTGAAAAGCTCGGGATGCGTGATGATGCCCGCGCCGCGCCCGACGAGGTCGTCGCGCGAGTGCTGGTAGACGTGCACGTCCCAGCCCTGCCGCAGCAGCAGGTTGGCGATGAAGAGTCCGCCGAGCGATCCGCCGGCGACGATCGCGCGGAGCGCTCGCAGCCTGCCGATCGGCATAACGCGCCACCTCCGGTCTTTCCGCCGATTCTACATCGCGGGTGCTGCCGATTTTTCGGCATACGGTTTGCTGCGTCAGCCTCCGTTCGGAAGATCGATCGGCGGGAGGATTTCGATGGAACAGTGGTTGTTTCTCCGCGTGACGGCGGAGGACGGCACCGGCTTTCGGTGGGAGCGCCACGACGAGGACGGCCGGGTGCTCGAAGCCGCCGGCCGCACGTTCGCCGATTACGCGCAGGCCCTCGCCGACGCGATGAACCACGGATACCTGAGCGACGTGAAGACGCTGCCGTAGCGGCGGCCCGGGAATGAAGGCAGGCGTGCTGGGCGCTGGCGTGGTGGGCACGACTGCCGCCTGGTATCTCATGCGCTCGGGACACGAAGTGACCGTCGTCGAGCGCGAGCCGGGTGCGGGGCTGGAGACGAGCTTCGCCAACGGCGGACAGATCCCGGTGAGCCGCGGCTGGGGCTCTACAGCCGCGAGAGCCTGAAAGCGCTGCGCGCCGAGACCGGCATCGAGTACGACCATCTCGAGCGCGGCATCCTCCACTTCTATACGAACCGCCAGTCCTACGACGAGCTACAGC
It encodes:
- a CDS encoding FAD binding domain-containing protein, with product MPIGRLRALRAIVAGGSLGGLFIANLLLRQGWDVHVYQHSRDDLVGRGAGIITHPELFTCLSRIGIAIDESFGVDVPERIAFDVSGRVLGTVPIRQCLTTWGRLYELLKAAFPADRYHFGHTLTEADQDAHSVRVRFGSGAEAQAELLVGADGIRSAVRRTLLPEVRARYAGYVAWRGLAGETTLGKTTHDALFPRMAFSLNEREHMVGYPVAGFTRSTRPGERCYNFVWYRPLDETNGLADLCTDVNGRTHDMSVPPPLLRPELIREVRESARRSLAPQYAEVVERAPQPFFQAIFDLVCPRVTFGRIALLGDAAFVARPHVGMGVTKAAGDAMTLADALRTDDDVESALAAYEAARTPIGTAVVQHARELGAYLGGDRSVEATRRHTPDAVMREIAVTRSSS